The nucleotide sequence CGGGAGCATCCGCCTGCAGTCGCAGCGTGTAGTCCGAACCGGGCTGGGCGAAGACGTCACGGGTGGCCCCGGCATCCTGGACGCGGCCGTCTTTCAGGACCACGATGCGGTCGGTGCGCTCCCCGGCGATGGCGAGGTCGTGCGTGATCAGCAGCAGGCCGATGCCGCGCTCGGTCTGCAGCTGGGTCAGCAGGTCGAGTATGCGCTTCTGGATCGTGACGTCGAGCGCGCTGGTGGGCTCATCGGCCACGATGAGCGAGGGCGCCGGGATCAGCGCGAGGCCGATGAGCACGCGCTGCAGCATGCCGCCCGACAGCTGATGCGGGTAGGAGTCGTAGACCCGCTGCGGGTCGGGGAGCCCGACCTTCTCGAACGTGTCGAGGATCAGCAGCCGTCGAGCCTTCGCATCGCGGGGCTCGACGAGCGCCGCAGCCTCGTGCGCCTGCGCCCCGATGCGGCGCACCGGATTGAGTGCGTTCGCCGGGTCCTGCGGCACGAAGCCGATCTGCCGGCCGCGCAGCGGCCGGAAGCGGCGCTCGGGCAGCGCGAGCGTCTCTGTTCCCTGGAACTCGACGCGTCCGCGCGCCCGCGATCCGTCGGGCAGCAGCCGCAGGATCGAGCGCGCGATCGTGGACTTGCCGGATCCGGACTCACCGATCAGCGCGAGGCTCTCACCGCGCGCCAGGCGGAAGCCGACGTCGAAGACGACGGGCGTCGATCCGTACGAGACCGACAGGCCGTCGACGCGGAGGAGGTCGGGAGAGGTCATGGGCGATCCTTCTGTCGGGCGGTCAGGAGGTCTTGCGCAGCCAGCGGCTGATGCGGTTGATCGAGAGGACCGTGGCGACGGTGACGAGCGCGGGATACAGGACCAGCCACGGCGCGCGGGGGTAGTCCTTGCCCGACGAGATGAGCAGGCCCCAGTCCGACGCGGGTGGCGGATCGCCGTAGCCGAGGAACGCGAGTCCCGCGATCACGAGGATCGACAGGCCGAACTGCAGCACGGCGAGCGTCAGCACCGAGCGAGAGGCGTTGGGCAGCACATGTCGGAACAGGATGTGGCCGCGGGAGCCTCCCTGCAGAGCGGATGCCTCGACGAAGACCGCGCGCCGGGTCTTGATGACCTCGGACCGCATGACGCGCGCGAAGACTGCGACCGCCGAGACGCCCGTAGCGATGGCGGCGTTGATGGTCTGGAAGCCGAGCGAGCTGACGATCACGACGGCGAGCAGGAAGCTGGGGATCGCGAGCAGCACATCGACGACGCGTGCGAGCGCGACATCCGTCCACCCCGCGAAGAAGCCCGCGACCAGACCGATCGCACCGCCCACGAAGACCCCGATCCCCACAGCCACGAGCGCGCTCAGCACGGAGGACTGCGTGCCGAATACGACGCGGGCGAATTGGTCGCGGCCCAGCTGGTCGGTGCCGAAGAAGTGCTCGAGGCTGGGCGGCAGGAACTTGTCGGCCGGGACGCCGGCCGCGGGGTCGTACGACGTGAAGAGCGTGGGCACCGTCGACCAGGCGATCACGACCGCCAGGGCGAGAAACGAGGCGATGACGGTCGGCGGGACGACCGTCGCAAGGGCGTGGGTGGCCGTGATGTGGCGTCTGATCGTGAGGGCTGCGCCGGTCATATGACGCTCACCTCCTCCTGGAGAGTGGTCCGGATCGGCTGCTCGGTGGTGGGGTCGGAGTCGCGCGAGCGGAGGCTGTGCTCGAGGCTCACGCGCGGATCGAGCAGGGGGTAGGCGAGGTCGGCGATGAGGTTCACGACCACGAAGACGACGGCGGCGAGCGAAACGACGGCCTGCAGCACCGGCAAGTCTTGACTGGCGACGGCCCGCTGAACGAGCGTGCCGATGCCGGTGCGTCCGAAGATGGTCTCCGTGATGAGCGAGCCGCCGAGCAACTCGCCGACGATGAGCGCCAGCACCGTGATAGTGGGCAGTGCGGAAGGCTTGACGAGGTGCCGGGCAAACAGGCGGGTGCGGCGCAGGCCTTGCGAGCGGGCCACGGCCACGTACTCCTGGCGCGACTCATGGTCCAGGTTGGCGATGAGCACCTCGGCGAGCTGCGCCGAGACGGGGATGCCGAGTGCCACCGCCGCGAAGAAGGTGGACCACGGGCTCTCGGCGTCGATGATGCGGAACAGTCCGAGGCCGAAGGCGAACACCTGGATGAGCAGGAGGCCGATGACGAAGTTCGGCACCGACAGGAACAGCGACGGCAGTGCGCGGAGCAGGCCCTGCCCGTACTCCCCGGGGAGCACCTGCGTGCCCCACGCGATGAGTGCCGCGAGGATGATCGCGACGATGAGTGCCGTCGTGGCGAGGATGAGCGTAGAGGGCAGCGCCTCGGCGATGAGCTGGCTGACCGGCAGGTTGGAGCGCAGCGAGATGCCGAAGTCGCCGATGAGGAATCGGGTGAGCGCGGTCCACAGCTGGGTGAGCAGCGGCTCGTCGAGCCCGTAGTAGGCGATGATGCGATCGATGTCGTCCTGCGTGAACCCGCTGTCGGGGCTCTTCAGTGTGCTCGACACCGGGTCGCCGGGAAGCACGCTGATCACGATGAAGGTGAAGACGTAGGCGAGCAGTACCACGACGACCGCCTGCGCCGTGCGCGAGAGCGCGAACCGCGCGTAAGGGGATTTCATCTCGGCATCCTCGGAAGTCGAAGGGGTGCTGGGGCGCCGCCGTGCGCGGCGGCGCCCCAGCGGGATCAGCGGTCCGCCCAGGCGGTGTAGTAGTTCGCGTAGGCGAGGCCGTTGTAGGTGACGTCGTGCAGGTCCGGCGTCTGCACGTACACGCGCTGCACGATCTGTGTGATCGGCACGAAGTAGCCCTTCTCGAGGACGTACTGCTGCAGGTCGTCGAACACGGCCGCGCGGGAGTCGCGGTCGGTGGCCGACGCGACCTGGGCCGAGAGGTCGTTGAGGGTCGCGTCGCTCGTGCCGACCTTGAACCAGTCCTCGTCACCCGGGTTGCTGGCCGTCAGCACACCGGGGATGGTGCCGATGTCGACGAAGCTGCGGGTGATCTCCGTGGCGGCGAGGGTCTTGTTGTTGATGACTTTCTCGCCGTAGGTGACCACGTCGTACGCCTCGATGTCGACCTTGAAGCCGATCTCTGCGAGCTGCTGGGCGACGAGCTCGTCGATCGCCTTCGACGTGGCGAGGTACGGGTTCGCGTACAGCGTCAGGGCGAGCCGCTGACCGTCCTTCTCGCGCACGCCGTCGGCGCCTTCGACCCAGCCGGCGTCGTCGAGCAGCTGCGCGGACTCCTCCGGGTCGTAGGCGAACGCGTCAGTGTGGTCGGTCGCCTCCGGCACGTTGCTCTGCACGAACGACTCGGCGGCATGCCAGTCCTCGGTGTAGACGGTGGAGAGGATCTCGTCGCGGTCGATGCCGTGAGAGAACGCCTGGCGCACCGCTTCCTCGCCGAACGGTGCGGCCGTGACGTTGAGCGCGTAGCCGTTGACGAACCCGAGGTAGCGGGGTACCGAGACGAAGAAGCCTTCGTCCTTCAGGGCGTCGAGCTCCTGCGGCGACGCGTTGTACGCGACATCCGCCTGCCCGGACTGGACGGACCCGGTGCGCAGCGTGGGCTCGGCGACGATCTTGTAGGTGATCGAGTCGAGGTAGGCCGGGCCGGTGTGGTCGAGCGCCTCCGGGCCCCAGTCGTAGTCATCGCGCTTCTTGAGCACGACGCTGTCGCCCTCCTTCCACGACTCCACCACGAAAGGGCCGCTGCCGATGTCGTTCGACAGGTCGGCCTGCTCCTCTGCTGGAAGGGCGAGGGTCTCCGGCGAGATGAGGATCGAGCCGTGG is from Microbacterium sp. LWH3-1.2 and encodes:
- a CDS encoding ABC transporter permease, which encodes MKSPYARFALSRTAQAVVVVLLAYVFTFIVISVLPGDPVSSTLKSPDSGFTQDDIDRIIAYYGLDEPLLTQLWTALTRFLIGDFGISLRSNLPVSQLIAEALPSTLILATTALIVAIILAALIAWGTQVLPGEYGQGLLRALPSLFLSVPNFVIGLLLIQVFAFGLGLFRIIDAESPWSTFFAAVALGIPVSAQLAEVLIANLDHESRQEYVAVARSQGLRRTRLFARHLVKPSALPTITVLALIVGELLGGSLITETIFGRTGIGTLVQRAVASQDLPVLQAVVSLAAVVFVVVNLIADLAYPLLDPRVSLEHSLRSRDSDPTTEQPIRTTLQEEVSVI
- a CDS encoding ABC transporter permease produces the protein MTGAALTIRRHITATHALATVVPPTVIASFLALAVVIAWSTVPTLFTSYDPAAGVPADKFLPPSLEHFFGTDQLGRDQFARVVFGTQSSVLSALVAVGIGVFVGGAIGLVAGFFAGWTDVALARVVDVLLAIPSFLLAVVIVSSLGFQTINAAIATGVSAVAVFARVMRSEVIKTRRAVFVEASALQGGSRGHILFRHVLPNASRSVLTLAVLQFGLSILVIAGLAFLGYGDPPPASDWGLLISSGKDYPRAPWLVLYPALVTVATVLSINRISRWLRKTS
- a CDS encoding ABC transporter substrate-binding protein, which gives rise to MTTRTRHPLQRAALTVTTALATIALIAGCASGIAPQASTGSDEPQEGGDITFLIDSLGATWIPNSSSISSYQGHVWGHVTDKLIYVDGEGELSPWVAESWEQNDAATEFTIHLKAGVTFSDGTPLDAAAVVANIDIWAKGAPDKGIARIGLFPSANYVGAEAVDDTTVKVTFSKATLSFIPTLAYHGSILISPETLALPAEEQADLSNDIGSGPFVVESWKEGDSVVLKKRDDYDWGPEALDHTGPAYLDSITYKIVAEPTLRTGSVQSGQADVAYNASPQELDALKDEGFFVSVPRYLGFVNGYALNVTAAPFGEEAVRQAFSHGIDRDEILSTVYTEDWHAAESFVQSNVPEATDHTDAFAYDPEESAQLLDDAGWVEGADGVREKDGQRLALTLYANPYLATSKAIDELVAQQLAEIGFKVDIEAYDVVTYGEKVINNKTLAATEITRSFVDIGTIPGVLTASNPGDEDWFKVGTSDATLNDLSAQVASATDRDSRAAVFDDLQQYVLEKGYFVPITQIVQRVYVQTPDLHDVTYNGLAYANYYTAWADR